Proteins co-encoded in one Thermus tengchongensis genomic window:
- a CDS encoding DUF4388 domain-containing protein, whose translation MAIFGSLRDMPFPDLVGMLGRRSGVLEIFGLPGHRQGYAIALDGGKVVWVREGTKLLDPLQARSVLQELFRSGEGAFEFTTGTPPPPPEGQLLGWPLERILLIMTTIEDEFAAYRSLLPDPKTRFQAVAMDVWLEEPLWSFWERARPLLASGASAEELAARLGLRVEEVLYYLHKLRLVGKVAPVRAYQKAAQAEEKRGLFRRLLASLLGRAG comes from the coding sequence ATGGCCATCTTCGGAAGCCTAAGGGACATGCCCTTTCCCGACCTGGTGGGCATGCTGGGCCGTCGGAGCGGTGTGCTGGAGATCTTTGGGCTTCCAGGGCATCGCCAGGGCTACGCCATTGCCCTGGATGGCGGGAAGGTGGTGTGGGTACGGGAAGGGACAAAGCTCCTCGACCCCCTCCAAGCCCGCTCGGTATTGCAGGAGCTTTTCCGCTCCGGGGAGGGCGCTTTCGAGTTCACCACCGGCACCCCTCCGCCCCCGCCGGAGGGCCAGCTCCTGGGCTGGCCCCTGGAGCGCATCCTCCTCATCATGACCACCATCGAGGACGAGTTCGCCGCTTACCGCTCCCTCCTCCCCGATCCCAAGACCCGTTTCCAGGCGGTGGCCATGGACGTCTGGCTGGAGGAGCCCCTTTGGAGCTTCTGGGAGCGGGCCCGTCCCCTACTGGCCTCCGGGGCTTCCGCGGAGGAGCTGGCCGCCCGATTGGGCCTGCGGGTGGAGGAGGTGCTTTATTACCTGCACAAGCTGCGGCTGGTGGGCAAGGTGGCCCCTGTGCGGGCGTACCAAAAGGCGGCGCAGGCGGAGGAGAAGCGGGGGCTCTTCCGTAGGCTCCTAGCCTCCTTGTTGGGGAGGGCGGGGTGA
- a CDS encoding protoglobin domain-containing protein, translated as MSLTNRDYYRRLAQRTLDEMPPEDRFSGEDAALVLRHRELLLDLEERLVQLFYDSLYSHPATRAVFREGERPERERTLREWWRRTLSGPFDLDYWAWQAYVGLAHVRRGVTNPMMLGHAALVARAVGEAVREVEGGALAGAVSRLMATVSALIANGYHEVYLEAASQITGQSRSLLERSVEVALSALEAKAQ; from the coding sequence ATGAGTCTGACGAACCGCGACTACTACCGGCGTTTGGCGCAACGGACCCTGGACGAGATGCCCCCCGAGGACCGCTTCTCGGGGGAGGATGCGGCCTTGGTGCTTCGGCACCGGGAGCTCCTGTTGGACTTGGAAGAGAGGTTGGTCCAGCTTTTTTACGACAGCCTCTACAGCCATCCCGCCACCAGAGCGGTGTTCCGGGAGGGGGAGCGCCCCGAGAGGGAGCGCACCCTGCGGGAATGGTGGCGGCGCACCCTTAGCGGTCCTTTTGACCTGGATTACTGGGCCTGGCAGGCCTACGTGGGACTGGCCCACGTGCGCCGCGGGGTTACGAACCCCATGATGCTGGGACATGCGGCCCTGGTGGCGAGGGCGGTGGGGGAAGCGGTTCGGGAAGTGGAAGGCGGCGCTTTGGCTGGGGCGGTTTCCCGCCTGATGGCCACGGTATCCGCGCTGATTGCCAACGGGTACCACGAGGTCTACCTGGAGGCTGCCAGCCAGATCACGGGGCAGAGCCGCAGTCTCCTGGAGCGGAGCGTGGAGGTGGCGCTTTCTGCGCTGGAGGCGAAAGCGCAGTGA
- a CDS encoding AbrB/MazE/SpoVT family DNA-binding domain-containing protein, protein MTLLSRLSPKGQTTLPKRVREALGLRPGDHLLYEVGEDGTVRIRKAEPLDLEGLRALEATLSEWASPEDEEAYRGL, encoded by the coding sequence GTGACCCTGCTTTCCCGTCTGTCTCCCAAAGGCCAAACCACCCTGCCCAAGCGGGTTCGGGAAGCCCTGGGCCTCCGGCCCGGCGACCACCTTCTCTACGAGGTGGGGGAGGACGGCACGGTGCGCATCCGGAAGGCCGAGCCTCTGGACCTCGAGGGCCTGAGAGCCCTGGAGGCCACCCTCAGCGAATGGGCGAGCCCGGAGGACGAGGAGGCCTACCGTGGCCTTTGA
- a CDS encoding transposase family protein: MTLRKALSQVPDPRAHNRRYPLWGLLALILLAFLSRVDSLRGVARFARAHPHLLPHLGLRKPPGHTALTGLLHRLDPQALA; the protein is encoded by the coding sequence ATGACCCTGCGTAAAGCCCTATCCCAGGTTCCCGACCCCCGTGCCCACAACCGCCGCTACCCCCTCTGGGGCCTCCTGGCCCTCATCCTGTTGGCCTTCCTCTCCCGCGTGGACTCCCTGCGCGGCGTCGCCCGCTTCGCCCGCGCCCACCCCCACCTCCTCCCCCACCTGGGCCTGCGCAAGCCCCCAGGCCACACCGCCCTCACCGGGCTCCTCCACCGCCTGGACCCCCAGGCCTTGGCCTAG
- a CDS encoding IclR family transcriptional regulator yields MSNTSPFSLRKSSCGRAYILAQIGLNVAKSGTSMREAGRIVLRVLKLLHHHPEGLHLKALAAELSLPRDKARKALQFAREEGFVAQDPLSKKYLIRYPHPFLELPEAPEDPYFYQELAKEAYQHTGHRAYVLTLRPWGIHPEATYGHRGQRVWPVPGEQGPVTPHAHASAGARAILAHMREEALRAHLFRFPPKPYTSSTPSTVQDLMSRLEEVRRLGYARAKGELIPNRCGLAVPLKTASGEAFGAVGLSLPKGKECFLDAPESRTACRKCLGLSTVLKEVVSQLWPSSEA; encoded by the coding sequence GTGTCCAATACTTCCCCATTTTCTCTAAGGAAAAGTTCTTGCGGGAGAGCGTATATTCTTGCCCAAATAGGGCTTAATGTGGCAAAATCCGGCACCAGTATGAGGGAAGCGGGTCGGATTGTCTTGCGCGTCCTCAAGCTTCTGCACCACCACCCGGAAGGGCTTCACTTAAAGGCGTTGGCAGCGGAGCTGTCCCTCCCTCGTGATAAGGCGCGCAAGGCGTTGCAGTTCGCTCGGGAAGAAGGCTTTGTGGCCCAGGATCCCCTGAGCAAGAAGTACCTGATCCGCTATCCTCACCCTTTCCTGGAACTGCCAGAGGCCCCGGAAGACCCTTACTTTTATCAAGAGCTGGCTAAGGAAGCCTACCAACACACCGGCCATCGGGCGTATGTCCTCACGCTGCGCCCGTGGGGGATTCATCCGGAGGCAACTTATGGCCACCGCGGCCAGAGGGTTTGGCCCGTTCCTGGAGAGCAGGGACCCGTCACCCCCCATGCCCACGCCTCGGCTGGGGCAAGGGCCATTTTGGCCCACATGCGGGAAGAAGCCCTGAGAGCCCATCTTTTCCGATTCCCTCCTAAGCCATACACCTCCTCAACGCCGAGCACCGTCCAAGATCTAATGTCCCGCCTCGAGGAAGTCCGCCGCCTGGGCTACGCCAGAGCCAAGGGGGAACTCATCCCGAATCGGTGCGGGCTGGCGGTACCTCTCAAGACCGCCTCGGGCGAGGCCTTTGGGGCCGTGGGGTTGTCTTTGCCTAAGGGCAAGGAGTGCTTCCTGGATGCCCCCGAAAGCCGTACGGCGTGCCGGAAGTGCCTGGGCCTTTCCACCGTCTTGAAGGAGGTGGTGTCGCAACTATGGCCATCTTCGGAAGCCTAA
- a CDS encoding GTP-binding protein → MSRSYKLVVSGPVGAGKTTFIQSLSEIPVVETDELATEEIGKEKTTVALDFGLLTLDGVPIYLFGTPGQERFDFMWDVLVEGALGLVLLVAGDQPRDFPKARYILEYLTSRHPVPFVVGVTRQDLPRVWTPEDVADYFGLPQEQVVGMNATSPTSATLALIRILELVTGERWQGVW, encoded by the coding sequence GTGAGCAGGAGCTACAAGCTGGTGGTCTCCGGGCCCGTGGGGGCAGGCAAAACCACCTTCATCCAGTCCCTCTCGGAGATCCCCGTGGTGGAAACCGACGAGCTGGCCACGGAGGAGATCGGCAAGGAAAAGACCACCGTGGCCCTGGACTTTGGGCTCCTCACCCTGGACGGGGTACCCATTTACCTCTTCGGCACCCCAGGGCAGGAGCGCTTTGACTTCATGTGGGACGTCCTGGTGGAAGGGGCCTTGGGCTTGGTCCTTCTGGTGGCGGGGGACCAGCCCAGGGATTTTCCCAAAGCCCGGTACATCCTGGAGTACCTGACCTCCCGCCACCCCGTGCCCTTCGTGGTGGGGGTGACCCGGCAGGATCTTCCCAGGGTGTGGACCCCGGAGGACGTGGCCGACTACTTCGGCCTGCCGCAGGAGCAGGTGGTGGGGATGAATGCCACCAGCCCCACCAGCGCCACCCTGGCCCTCATCCGCATCCTGGAGCTGGTGACGGGGGAGAGGTGGCAGGGCGTGTGGTGA
- a CDS encoding type II toxin-antitoxin system PemK/MazF family toxin, whose product MAFDRFAVVRVPFPFTDQKGAKNRPALVLSAPTFGEAIGHSVMAMITSAHHAPWPLDCPIEDLASAGLPAPSVVRFKLFTLDHRLVRGVVGRLSPGDAARVEANLRRLLGLAPVQGRP is encoded by the coding sequence GTGGCCTTTGACCGCTTTGCGGTGGTGCGGGTGCCCTTCCCCTTCACCGACCAAAAGGGGGCCAAAAACCGCCCTGCCCTGGTCTTGTCCGCCCCCACCTTTGGGGAGGCCATAGGCCACTCTGTGATGGCCATGATCACCTCTGCCCACCATGCCCCCTGGCCCCTGGACTGCCCCATCGAAGACCTGGCGAGCGCGGGCCTGCCTGCCCCTTCGGTGGTGCGCTTCAAGCTCTTTACCCTGGACCACCGCTTGGTGCGGGGGGTGGTGGGTAGGCTCTCCCCAGGGGATGCGGCCCGGGTGGAGGCCAACCTGAGGCGCCTGTTGGGCCTGGCCCCGGTTCAGGGGAGGCCGTGA
- a CDS encoding transposase, which produces MLRGAERLPGEKPPVVVADAAYEGEANFRPAGRRGMVLVTGHNWKRGRLKGEGRLANLRRRGRWVYRRLLGRRWEVETVFGLLKGPMGLMRAVGGIRGLKAVVGQVEAWVMAWSVVAQLLGETGLPITRVLRAVA; this is translated from the coding sequence ATGCTCAGGGGGGCGGAGAGGCTTCCTGGGGAGAAGCCACCCGTGGTGGTGGCGGATGCGGCCTATGAGGGGGAAGCCAACTTTCGGCCGGCGGGGAGGCGAGGAATGGTTTTGGTGACGGGGCATAACTGGAAACGGGGGAGGCTGAAGGGGGAGGGGCGGCTGGCCAACCTGCGGCGGCGGGGAAGGTGGGTGTACCGGAGGCTTTTGGGGCGGAGGTGGGAGGTGGAGACGGTCTTTGGTCTACTGAAGGGGCCGATGGGTTTGATGCGGGCGGTGGGGGGGATACGGGGGCTGAAGGCGGTGGTGGGGCAGGTGGAGGCGTGGGTGATGGCCTGGAGCGTGGTGGCCCAGCTTCTTGGGGAGACGGGTCTGCCCATCACCCGGGTGCTGCGGGCGGTGGCGTGA
- a CDS encoding roadblock/LC7 domain-containing protein: protein MSRQEELQGILRGLRQAVPEITGVMVASTDGLSLATDLPEAEAARAAAMAATALGLGKRIAQTSALGGLEEVVVRGQAGYLVVYAAGDKGVLAVTAPMGANLGLIHLEARSAAARIAQTLA from the coding sequence ATGAGCAGACAAGAGGAACTGCAAGGCATTCTGAGGGGGCTTCGGCAGGCCGTGCCGGAAATCACCGGGGTGATGGTGGCCTCCACCGACGGGCTTTCCTTGGCCACCGACCTGCCCGAAGCGGAGGCGGCCCGGGCGGCGGCCATGGCGGCCACCGCCCTGGGCCTCGGCAAGCGCATCGCCCAGACCTCGGCCCTGGGAGGCCTGGAGGAGGTGGTGGTGCGGGGACAGGCGGGCTACCTGGTGGTCTACGCCGCCGGGGACAAGGGGGTGCTGGCGGTGACCGCACCCATGGGGGCTAACCTGGGGCTCATCCACCTGGAGGCCCGCTCCGCTGCGGCCCGCATCGCCCAAACTCTGGCCTGA